GGAGAAGATTCGGTATGGCGAGACTTGTCTTTGTCTTGAACCAGTCGCTGGACGGCTATGTCGACCACATGGCGTTTAAGCCCGAACCCGCGCTTTTTCAGCATTTTATCGATGACGTGCGCGGCCTGACCGGCAGTGTCTATGGCCGCCGCATGTACGAGGTGATGCGGTATTGGGACGAGGATCATCCCGAGTGGGACGAGGCCGAGCGCGACTATGCGGCGGCGTGGCGAAGCCAACCGAAATGGGTCGTGTCGCGCTCGTTGAAATCGGTCGGCCCGAACGCCACCCTCGTCAAGGATGACGTAGAGGCCGCGATACGCGGGCTGAAAGCTCGGCTCGATGGGGTGATTGAAGTTTCCGGACCTGAGTTGGCGGGAGGTTTGACCGACTTGGGACTTGTCGACGAGTATCGATTGTACCTCCATCCCGTTGTGCTCGGCGGCGGCAAGCCGTACTTCGCCGGGCCGCGGCCGCCACTGCGCCTCGTGGCGAGCGATCGTATCGGCGAGAATGTGATCAGGTTGACATACGTTCCAGCATAATTGCGGCGATGTGCCTGACGGACCGCTGAAGAGGCGGCTTTTGAAAAGGGCGACGGCAGCCTCTTACGTTCGCCCTGAGATCGGGACAGACTGTAAGCCTGTGTTCTTGAGCATCTTTTCACGCAAAGCCGGTTCCCACTTCCCGCATTCGAGGCCTTGAGCGCTCCTGCACCTTGCCCTGCCTTTGGTCGTCCGTTCGCCCGCAAGGCCACCTATACGCGCGGCGCAGGGCAGGGCCGCCCCATTCCGCCACAAAACGGTCAAGTTTGAAGGGCGGCGGTCCTCTCCCCTGAAATCCCACCTGGTCGACGACTCGCCGTGAAACACCTCACTGCTCTATCTTCCTCGGCTCGAACTGGAGAGGCGCTCTCCGCACGAACAGAGTTTGATGCAGGCTTCGCACCGCTCGAGAGCCGTTCGAACAGCAGCAGACCCG
This window of the Microvirga sp. TS319 genome carries:
- a CDS encoding dihydrofolate reductase family protein, giving the protein MARLVFVLNQSLDGYVDHMAFKPEPALFQHFIDDVRGLTGSVYGRRMYEVMRYWDEDHPEWDEAERDYAAAWRSQPKWVVSRSLKSVGPNATLVKDDVEAAIRGLKARLDGVIEVSGPELAGGLTDLGLVDEYRLYLHPVVLGGGKPYFAGPRPPLRLVASDRIGENVIRLTYVPA